One stretch of Glycine soja cultivar W05 chromosome 7, ASM419377v2, whole genome shotgun sequence DNA includes these proteins:
- the LOC114417894 gene encoding FBD-associated F-box protein At1g66320-like, translating into MEKGRESIYKTEVREASKLEKNNKRKEDRVSNLPDEVLHRILSTLDAKSAVQTCVLSKRWRHVWTSLPVLNFLDSSFDDFLHFQCFVDHFLSRRDASSNISVLNFACTDHELDDGHTHIVDSIIDHVTLTPPITIQGLYIVAECIVGKLPQLSICQSLTTLKLAHISTETTTFDFLSLTHLHLFDCRFECGLEELLDPFRDCLNLKHLYLHRCQYYGGFQRFKIFAPKLTLLSIALMRVDEMFDSDCTIQLFTPKLQSFTYCDFDLYDFSIEGDLPFIEEVDIDMGCLAKDTYSLLQLIELFQVMGNAQFVSLSPDIIDVLATFPDLLDGRSSPFTRVRTFVLNMDTPSSSFVIPPNVMAYLFSGSRGLDFLISMNGKVWKKVQNSAKQSD; encoded by the exons ATGGAGAAGGGAAGAGAGTCCATTTATAAGACGGAAGTCAGAGAAGCTTCAAAGTTAGAGAAAAACAACAAGAGGAAGGAGGACAGAGTGAGCAACTTACCCGATGAAGTGCTTCATCGCATACTTTCCACTTTGGACGCAAAATCAGCGGTTCAAACGTGCGTTTTGAGCAAGCGATGGAGGCACGTTTGGACTTCCCTACCAGTCCTCAACTTCCTCGACTCTTCCTTCGACGATTTTCTCCATTTCCAGTGTTTCGTGGACCATTTTCTGTCTCGCAGAGATGCTTCCAGCAACATCTCCGTCCTCAACTTTGCGTGCACAGATCATGAACTTGATGATGGGCACACGCACATCGTAGATTCCATCATTGACCATGTTACCCTCACACCACCCATCACCATTCAGGGTCTCTACATCGTCGCTGAATGCATCGTAGGGAAGCTTCCTCAACTCTCTATTTGTCAATCTCTCACTACCCTCAAACTTGCTCACATATCCACTGAAACCACAACCTTTGACTTCTTATCTCTCACGCACTTGCACCTTTTCGATTGTCGGTTTGAGTGCGGTTTGGAAGAGCTTCTCGACCCTTTTAGGGATTGTCTTAATCTGAAGCACTTGTATCTTCATCGCTGTCAGTACTATGGAGGATTCCAGAGGTTTAAAATCTTTGCCCCCAAACTCACCCTGTTGAGCATTGCCCTGATGAGAGTAGATGAAATGTTTGATTCTGATTGTACCATCCAGCTTTTCACGCCAAAGCTCCAATCTTTTACATACTGTGACTTTGATCTCTATGATTTTTCTATTGAGGGGGACCTTCCTTTTATAGAAGAAGTGGATATTGATATGGGCTGTTTGGCTAAGGACACTTATTCACTGCTTCAGTTGATTGAATTGTTTCAAGTGATGGGGAATGCCCAGTTTGTATCCTTATCACCTGATATCATTGAT GTTCTAGCTACGTTTCCTGATCTACTGGATGGTCGGTCATCCCCTTTCACTAGAGTGAGGACTTTTGTGTTGAACATGGATACGCCTTCTTCCTCCTTTGTTATACCTCCTAATGTCATGGCCTACTTGTTTAGTGGATCTCGTGGACTTGATTTCTTGATTTCTATGAACGGGAAGGTGTGGAAAAAG GTGCAAAACAGTGCAAAACAATCTGATTGA
- the LOC114417895 gene encoding ras-related protein Rab7 isoform X1 produces the protein MASRRRMLLKVIILGDSGVGKTSLMNQYVNRKFSNQYKATIGADFLTKEVQFEDRLFTLQIWDTAGQERFQSLGVAFYRGADCCVLVYDVNVMKSFDNLNHWREEFLIQVIYGISISPLLKIREKLMQIFYFQASPSDPENFPFVVLGNKIDVDGGNSRVISEKKAKAWCASKGNIPYFETSAKEGFNVEAAFQCIAKNALKNEPEEEMYLPDTIDVGGGGRQQRSTGCEC, from the exons ATGGCATCTCGCCGCCGCATGTTGTTGAAGGTCATAATCCTCGGAGACAGCGG GGTTGGTAAAACATCACTGATGAATCA GTATGTGAATCGTAAATTTAGTAATCAGTATAAGGCAACCATCGGCGCAGATTTTCTTACCAAGGAAGTTCAATTTGAAGATAGGTTGTTCACATTGCAG ATTTGGGATACTGCTGGTCAAGAGCGGTTTCAGAGTCTTGGCGTGGCTTTCTACCGTGGTGCAGATTGCTGTGTCCTTGTTTATGATGTAAACGTCATGAAATCCTTTGACAACCTTAACCACTGGCGAGAAGAATTTCTTATTCAGGTAATTTATGGTATCTCCATATCACCTTTATTGAAGATCAGAGAGAAACTCatgcaaatattttattttcaggcTAGTCCATCTGATCCTGAAAACTTTCCATTTGTTGTGTTGGGAAACAAAATAGATGTTGATGGTGGAAATAGCAGAGTT ATTTCTGAGAAGAAAGCAAAGGCATGGTGTGCTTCAAAGGGAAACATACCATACTTTGAGACCTCAGCAAAAGAAGGATTTAATGTTGAAGCTGCTTTCCAGTGCATAGCAAAAAATGCACTCAAGAATGAACCTGAAGAAGAAAT GTACCTGCCCGACACAATTgatgttggtggtggtggacGACAGCAGAGATCTACTGGCTGTGAATGTTAA
- the LOC114417895 gene encoding ras-related protein Rab7 isoform X2, producing MASRRRMLLKVIILGDSGVGKTSLMNQYVNRKFSNQYKATIGADFLTKEVQFEDRLFTLQIWDTAGQERFQSLGVAFYRGADCCVLVYDVNVMKSFDNLNHWREEFLIQASPSDPENFPFVVLGNKIDVDGGNSRVISEKKAKAWCASKGNIPYFETSAKEGFNVEAAFQCIAKNALKNEPEEEMYLPDTIDVGGGGRQQRSTGCEC from the exons ATGGCATCTCGCCGCCGCATGTTGTTGAAGGTCATAATCCTCGGAGACAGCGG GGTTGGTAAAACATCACTGATGAATCA GTATGTGAATCGTAAATTTAGTAATCAGTATAAGGCAACCATCGGCGCAGATTTTCTTACCAAGGAAGTTCAATTTGAAGATAGGTTGTTCACATTGCAG ATTTGGGATACTGCTGGTCAAGAGCGGTTTCAGAGTCTTGGCGTGGCTTTCTACCGTGGTGCAGATTGCTGTGTCCTTGTTTATGATGTAAACGTCATGAAATCCTTTGACAACCTTAACCACTGGCGAGAAGAATTTCTTATTCAG gcTAGTCCATCTGATCCTGAAAACTTTCCATTTGTTGTGTTGGGAAACAAAATAGATGTTGATGGTGGAAATAGCAGAGTT ATTTCTGAGAAGAAAGCAAAGGCATGGTGTGCTTCAAAGGGAAACATACCATACTTTGAGACCTCAGCAAAAGAAGGATTTAATGTTGAAGCTGCTTTCCAGTGCATAGCAAAAAATGCACTCAAGAATGAACCTGAAGAAGAAAT GTACCTGCCCGACACAATTgatgttggtggtggtggacGACAGCAGAGATCTACTGGCTGTGAATGTTAA
- the LOC114417895 gene encoding ras-related protein Rab7 isoform X3 produces the protein MASRRRMLLKVIILGDSGVGKTSLMNQYVNRKFSNQYKATIGADFLTKEVQFEDRLFTLQIWDTAGQERFQSLGVAFYRGADCCVLVYDVNVMKSFDNLNHWREEFLIQASPSDPENFPFVVLGNKIDVDGGNSRVVSYFSSHGIRFLRRKQRHGVLQRETYHTLRPQQKKDLMLKLLSSA, from the exons ATGGCATCTCGCCGCCGCATGTTGTTGAAGGTCATAATCCTCGGAGACAGCGG GGTTGGTAAAACATCACTGATGAATCA GTATGTGAATCGTAAATTTAGTAATCAGTATAAGGCAACCATCGGCGCAGATTTTCTTACCAAGGAAGTTCAATTTGAAGATAGGTTGTTCACATTGCAG ATTTGGGATACTGCTGGTCAAGAGCGGTTTCAGAGTCTTGGCGTGGCTTTCTACCGTGGTGCAGATTGCTGTGTCCTTGTTTATGATGTAAACGTCATGAAATCCTTTGACAACCTTAACCACTGGCGAGAAGAATTTCTTATTCAG gcTAGTCCATCTGATCCTGAAAACTTTCCATTTGTTGTGTTGGGAAACAAAATAGATGTTGATGGTGGAAATAGCAGAGTTGTAAGTTACTTCTCTTCTCATGGCATAAG ATTTCTGAGAAGAAAGCAAAGGCATGGTGTGCTTCAAAGGGAAACATACCATACTTTGAGACCTCAGCAAAAGAAGGATTTAATGTTGAAGCTGCTTTCCAGTGCATAG